In Acanthopagrus latus isolate v.2019 chromosome 17, fAcaLat1.1, whole genome shotgun sequence, the following are encoded in one genomic region:
- the wu:fe05a04 gene encoding zinc finger protein 354C — MSIEYTIDIQLTELGFPDILPTSNIETGRCKSLNSAQSLQDEQADKETAHDEPSEPSAHDVTAGADTTDPPQLITGQDNKGKKHGDTAQEEEDDSDDSDVSEMYEEEEVDEDDEDEEGLNNELGDSRCSVCDLQLPSKFKLQDHMNLHTGARPYCCAECGKRFCQNYNYRVHLRTHAQIKQDRLQCRVCLKCFVSQDDLTTHLSRNHPEDEFYECDLCKRVFTNLKECEYHVQLHKDLMYIACDKCGRNFSCQKSLIRHQKKTCFNSFKCTDCTKIFTNKNALLKHSFSHLGLLPYTCMRCHRHFRLAKLYRQHKCEPQRIHCVACLREFLSQEDFQQHKKDTGCWGNQEPKGDEIRCLECGQRFVTTEELKKHAGAHQRVLKCAECGKGFRSALLLMSHMGGHAGNAPCLCQSCGLGFPHQQSYDSHLKTCGQTPQPASAPKKRPAPKSSPPEAKRLKANPDSVTPTNIVTKPAALVNDSSSPGPVTEAESAGSSPADGLWKLTLDKQPPPGVNLVLLVPICPTQSSGLTLPSAVSPTLPGSAVQFQPQHLRTNAALGAPLDAPLDLVTGIKRDLEYDAPLDLSRKCNSSKSAVGDIPLCPVKSEPEDFEITGGSERQEIKSSDNNANVEPNRRETDTLTEVKRFGMDPVDLSSKLIIDIKDEPQS, encoded by the exons ATGTCCATTGAGTACACCATCGATATCCAGCTGACAGAGTTGGGATTTCCAGACATCCTGCCGACCTCAAACATCGAGACAGGACGCTGTAAATCCTTAAACTCCGCGCAAAGTCTACAAGACGAGCAAGCTGACAAAGAGACGGCGCATGATGAGCCGTCGGAGCCCTCAGCACATGATGTGACTGCTGGAGCTGACACCACAGACCCTCCACAGCTGATCACTGGACAGGATaacaaaggaaagaaacatgGTGACActgcacaggaggaggaggatgactcAGATGACAGCGACGTGTCAGAGAtgtatgaagaagaagaggtggatgaggatgatgaggacgaGGAAGGACTCAACAATG AGTTGGGTGACTCCCGCTGCAGTGTCTGTGATCTCCAGCTGCCATCCAAATTCAAACTTCAGGACCACATGAATTTGCACACTGGAGCTCGCCCGTACTGCTGTGCCGAATGTGGAAAGCGCTTCTGCCAGAATTACAATTACCGAGTCCACCTGCGCACACACGCCCAGATCAAACAGGATCGTCTCCAGTGCCGCGTCTGTCTGAAGTGCTTTGTGTCACAGGACGATCTGACCACCCACCTGTCAAGAAATCACCCTGAGGATGAGTTTTATGAGTGTGACCTGTGCAAACGTGTGTTTACTAACCTGAAGGAGTGTGAATATCATGTGCAGTTACACAAAGATCTAATGTATATTGCATGTGATAAATGTGGCCGTAATTTCTCCTGTCAAAAATCCCTCATACGTCATCAGAAGAAGACGTGCTTCAACAGTTTTAAATGCACAGACTGCACAAAGATCTTCACTAACAAGAATGCTCTCCTGAAACACAGCTTCTCCCATCTCGGTTTGTTGCCTTACACATGCATGCGATGCCACCGCCACTTCCGCCTGGCGAAACTGTACCGGCAGCACAAATGTGAACCCCAGCGCATTCACTGCGTGGCTTGTCTGAGAGAGTTTCTCAGTCAGGAGGACTTCCAGCAACACAAAAAGGACACCGGCTGCTGGGGCAACCAGGAGCCTAAAGGGGATGAGATCCGATGTTTGGAGTGTGGACAGAGATTTGTCACtacagaggagctgaagaaacACGCTGGGGCTCATCAGAGAGTGCTGAAATGTGCAGAATGTGGAAAGGGGTTCCGCTCGGCCTTGCTTTTAATGTCTCACATGGGCGGTCATGCAGGGAATGCCCCTTGCCTTTGTCAGAGCTGTGGACTGGGATTTCCCCACCAGCAAAGCTACGACAGCCACCTGAAGACCTGTGGACAAACACCCCAGCCTGCG AGTGCACCCAAAAAACGCCCAGCCCCGAAGAGCTCTCCACCCGAGGCAAAAAGGCTCAAAGCAAATCCAGACTCAGTGACTCCAACAAACATAGTCACTAAGCCGGCTGCACTGGTGAATGATTCTAGTAGTCCAGGACCCGTGACAGAGGCTGAGTCTGCAGGTTCCAGTCCAGCAGATGGATTATGGAAGCTAACCCTCGACAAACAACCGCCTCCAGGTGTCAATCTTGTTTTGTTGGTTCCCATCTGTCCGACTCAATCCAGCGGCCTGACCCTCCCATCTGCAGTCTCTCCAACACTACCAGGTTCAGCTGTGCAGTTCCAGCCGCAACACCTCAGAACAAATGCTGCTCTCGGAGCGCCACTCGATGCCCCCCTGGATTTGGTAACTGGGATCAAACGGGATCTAGAATACGATGCACCTCTGGATTTGTCTAGGAAGTGTAACTCATCAAAGTCTGCTGTGGGTGACATTCCTCTTTGTCCTGTGAAAAGTGAGCCAGAAGACTTTGAGATTACAGGAGGCTCTGAAAGACAGGAAATTAAAAGCAGTGATAACAATGCAAATGTTGAACCAAACCGACGAGAGACAGATACATTAACTGAAGTGAAGAGGTTTGGAATGGATCCAGTGGATCTCTCCTCTAAACTAATAATAGACATTAAGGACGAGCCTCAGTCTTGA